From Anopheles darlingi chromosome 2, idAnoDarlMG_H_01, whole genome shotgun sequence, the proteins below share one genomic window:
- the LOC125949854 gene encoding ribonuclease P protein subunit p30 encodes MNRYTGFSDLCIPNSSDLRNIIREAIDLGYRNLAIEQICNLCRPEETNKKQDPIPPVVNLKLLKDEFGGQIKLLNRLTVIFADASVSLVLNKSPNLRAYNLIAALPTNETSFQYACQSMACDIITYNSASIQSRMNRKFYYLAVERNIAFEIKYAPTIVSSTDRKMTIERSHRYHSYGKSKNVIISSEAKNSFQLRSPYDIANLGLIFGLSEEQSKESIRGIANRVLLSADGRRYGKAGVLLAVRSKKQNTVDSDDYSDTELEEDLSASSDEDDGNEADAAGMMEAEGNDVDEDDDSVTMQPPAKKGKQDKMDE; translated from the exons ATGAATAGATATACCGGCTTTTCGGATTTATGTATTCCCAATAGTAGTGATTTAAGGAATATTATACGGGAAGCAATTGATT TAGGATATCGGAATCTGGCGATCGAGCAAATCTGCAACCTTTGTCGACCGGAGGAAACCAATAAAAAGCAAGATCCTATTCCTCCGGTCGTCAACCTGAAACTCCTGAAg GACGAATTCGGAGGTCAGATAAAACTGCTCAACCGATTAACGGTCATCTTTGCCGATGCATCGGTTTCGCTCGTGCTTAACAAATCGCCCAACCTACGTGCATATAACCTGATTGCCGCTCTACCGACCAATGAAACCAGCTTCCAGTATGCGTGCCAATCGATGGCCTGCGATATCATTACCTACAACAGTGCATCCATCCAGAGCAGGATGAATCGCAAATTCTACTATCTCGCCGTAGAACGTAACATTGCGTTCGAAATCAAGTATGCACCCACAATCGTGAGTTCGACGGATCGCAAAATGACGATTGAACGATCACACCGGTACCATTCGTATGGCAAATCGAAAAACGTGATCATCTCCAGCGAAGCCAAGAATAGCTTTCAGCTTCGCAGCCCATACGACATTGCGAATCT CGGGCTCATCTTTGGGCTGAGTGAGGAACAATCGAAGGAATCGATCAGGGGCATTGCGAATCGCGTGTTGCTTTCAGCGGACGGTCGACGGTATGGTAAAGCAGGCGTGTTACTAGCAGTTCGGAGCAAAAAGCAGAACACGGTCGATAGTGACGATTACTCCGATACCGAGCTGGAAGAGGATCTCAGTGCTAGCAGCGATGAGGACGACGGCAACGAAGCCGACGCAGCTGGAATGATGGAAGCGGAGGgtaatgatgttgatgaagatgatgattcgGTAACAATGCAACCGccggcaaaaaagggaaaacaggaTAAAATGGATGAATGA